GAACGGAGAAGAGAATTCCATGGCATGTACATCTTTTCTTCAGGAGTTTGTGCGTGGAACTGAAGCAGCAAGAGGCTGACTTGGAGCAGCTCGGCCTTGAATCCCGTAACCTTCTCTTGTTTCACCAAAGATAACAATCATGACACCCTTGACAGAAATTCATGTTTAGCACGTCAATGAGTCTTTCAATCACTGCACTCCATCCCTTTCATGTTTGGAAAGTAAATACATTGAGAGAATTTACTTTTGCCTTCAAaatgtttgatgaaatgcTTCAAAAcgattttctttctattaaaCTATGTAAAACCACACAAAGttgagaataaaaattgaatatttgatttgcATCAAATACCCCCAAACTTGAGTCATtgcaaaatatatcaaaagcACCGTGGTACCATTTTACCACCCAAAATGAGCACTCAACTTACAAACAAATCTCATGGGTTTTTGCAGTTACTTGAGAGCTCAGGAAGTGTGAAAATTAGGTTGCTCACATATATGCGTTTGTTGTGTGTTGTGTGAGTTTCCGGTGGATCACGATAacttaaagaaaagaaattaggCAAAActtattatttcataaattgggaaaaagaataacaagGCCTATTAGATGAATTAagcaaaatatccaaaaagaTTCGTAGTAACTAATATtcagaaataaagaaaaataaaactagtGAGGCACCAAGTCTCCAAAACGGTTTGGTGGCCTGCGCGAGCGCTGAGGTCTCGCCTCACGAACCGGTGTCGCCTCTTGCGCAGTCGCTGCTTCAGCTGGTTCCTCTTCCTCCGGCGTCGTGAGTTCCTCTCCTGTGCTATCGGGTGCCGGGGCTTGCTTAACCTTCGGAGCACACACTACCGCCAGACTTGGCTGGTAGCTGTGCAATTGAGGTTTAGATGCAATTGATAACTCCGAGTCACAAAGTGTATCAATCATCTCAAAGTTCGAGCTACTTTCTTTGTTGGAGTGGTTGAAAAGGATCATTCTCTTGCACTTGTGGTAAACCACGGTGCGTATCTCACCTTTGATTGACATGCATCCCAATATGGCATGCCAATCATTCCTTGATCTAAAAGCACAACCACACCTATTGATTGGGTCGTCGTGGACCCTAAGCCACGAAGTTAACATATTTTCGTCCATCTCCATCCTGTAGAGCTGAATCGACTGAGACTTGTTTTCCGATATGTGTAGCCTGCATTTGTACAGATGCCCCTCGATCTCTTGCAGCCCGGACTCAGCGTCACTATCCGATATCTTCGGGTGGTAATACTCTTTGGCCGAACCCAAACTTTCCAAATGATTATCCTTAATATCATACCGTATCACTCCATGCGATGCCTCCCAATAAACCGACCTACCGAAGTAGACGCCCTTGCTACAATTCTTGACCTTTTGATGTGCTAACAATCTCGTGCTCCATTCGTCCGTCTCCGAGCTATAAATGTTAGCCCGGTACCTGTATTCATCTCCCACAAGTTTCGAGGTGCACACAATACACACCACTTTATAGTGGTGGGATACTGTTGGATCGAATGCCAAGGCTGGTATCAAATTATTAGACCGTTGCTCAACATCGCACTCAGGGGTAGTAAGCAATTTGTATAGCCGTGTTGCCGGATTGTACACGTAGAATTCTTCCTTTAGGAAATCCGAGCTGACAAGTATAAGTCCTCGACACGAATTTATGACTTGACGATAAGGCATATTGAACCTACGGTCCTTAGTCGGAGTAGATATTTCATGTCGTATAATCTCTTTGCTCCCATTTTTAGGATGGGGTCAAACTCGATAAAACTCATTGATGGAAAATCCAAGTAAAGGATGTAAGAATACCTTATTGGGCGCATGTAGGAATCGTAGGACTGGCAGAACTCTACAGACGATAGAACCTCATTCCACCCTTTGCGTACGACCTTCAATTGAGTCATGTCTTTGATAGATAGTCGGACTAATACATTAGCTATTAAATCCATGCTTAACACGGACATCATATCTCTATTCATTCTGCAGAGAGGCAAGTACAGATTGAATTCTTGAATTCTTGGATGAGAGGAGATGATTTTCTTGAATTCTTGGAGCAGACTGATGAGAAGATCTTGGAGTACTGCGATGATGAGAAGCGATGATCACGAATAATTGAATTCTTTGAAAGAGAGCAGACTGAAGAGAAGATCTTGGAGTACTGCGATGATGAGCGAATAATTGAATTCTTTGATTAAACTGGacttttcaaaagttagtAATGATAATATGCATAATTCtgttactattaatttaagtaaatgaactggaaataaaacaaaaagtaaatgagtgaatatataatcaaataggagaaaaaacaaagtaaaagaTAGCAATCGTACGATATTTcgttaaaaaaatgaaatgactcacttGAGATGAGACGTCCCAAAAATGAATACTAATACACTTATGATGGGACACAGAGtacatgtttatatatttgttactCCTGATTTATTGTGTTTTCTATATTGATTAcacataatatatactccatctggCCCATTAGAAAtgtaatatttgtttttcagtacatgattttatataatgttgttttgtgagttaatgagaaaagaataaaagtaagagaggtgAAAAAACAGAgatgttgttgttgttattttaggcaacattttatttttaatggaacaagcaaaacagaaaattttaatgagacaGATGAAGTATTCAGTAAAGCGTCTgcttaatatattttgtgtgtctGCCACTGGATGAAATTGTACTCAAAGGTTCACACAAAAGCACAAGATTGAGCACTAATTCTATTTTCATAAAGAGAAGATTCATAATTGGAGGGATTATCTTAGGCTCCATTGTCACCCTCCGTGTATACAAACCCTACATCTTTTAAGTAACTATCATTCCCTCTCTCTATATACGATAAATGTACGTGATAGAACATTtgcattgaaatttttgtgataaatGAGAATAGTTTcgtaaattagggtttttgttCGTAAAAGAAGAATACATCACTCTAACTATAAGTCATAATCCCTTTGTTCACTATAGaactaactaaaaatatagttaGTGCCGGTTCGGTTCCCAAGATAACTTTTATCTTCTCCATTCACACTTTCAACTAAATCTTAGCTAACAATTGTAGATTTGGGCCTGTTTCGGCCCATTTGAATGGACTCCTTTTCCCCTAATCTCATGACTAACCATCTCACCTCACGCCCTCCTAATAATTTATCCATCTCGCTCTCCTCATTATACTAATTTATCCTAGCCAAGGTCTATTTTAGTGTATCTTAAACTGCATCTCAagataattttgtttcataaacCGAACAGCCACTTAGAGTACTGCACGCCGAGAATGAGTTcatcttattaaaaaaattaaattattaaaaaataaaaagtaaataatgttTGTAATCgaatcaaaatggaaaaataagtataaaattaatttattaaaaaataaaaagtaattaatttttgtaatcaaatcaaaatggaaaaataaaagtattgattgtgagagagtatatttataaatggAATTCTTacgtaaataatttaataaagagTAGAAAGCATTTTCACGTAGAATGCTCAAATGCCTTTGCTATATGTTCAATGCAAATATCACATTATCATCcttaaatccaaaaatgagatataaataaatagtgatCTATTTAAACTTTTATCATACATTGTCCCATATTAGTCTACCCTTAATATTTTCTGCtcataatatcaaattatttgtaACTATAGTATACTTTTCTAGAATTTTAATCTATTGGTCATTCGTAACTATTGTATacttttctaaatttattattattcgttagaatatgaatatgatatgcaaattaacttttttcaaacaaaatttatttttaaaatgtgtaaATATTTGGTGTTCAATTGTGTAATTagtttgaaaaataagaactagagaaacataattaaaactaattcgTTCCATTTAAATAACCCTTTATTTTGGGCATAATTATTATCAAATCATAATTCTTGTATTTATTCAACGTTTAAATGAAATACTGATCTATTGAAaagttattgaaaaataaatttgataaattgaataagaaaagcgggtttttcctaatttttcaatttcctaTTATAAAACTGACGTTTCATCACTGACGTCATTCTATGACGTCATATATGTAAGAATATTCTATGACGAGTACAACACTAAACGTTTTctgtttaaaaattaatccTATGTTACAACTACTTTTTGTCAAATAGTTACCAATAGTGATGTCAGTGCAGCCCGCAACTCGTGTGTTGACTCAAATAGCTTGACTCAAATAGCTTGCTAAATTTATAGGattagaattgaaaatttttaaccCGATAAGCCTGCACCCGATTAGCTCGTAACCATATATGGCTAAACCGAAATCCCGATGGATTGGCCTAAAAACCCAATAAAAtctttattattctctttatgTGATTTCTAATACAacactttattgattaattttataatataaataacttaaaacatgacgttcaattttaatataaaatagacataTTATATGTTATGTTAAATAGAgtcttcaaattaaaaaaaaatatttaaatttttaaaacttgctttaaaatttctcaaaatgtgttatgttttattttatttatacaaaatgtgaaattagtaaaataatacttaaataaatacaaccaacactaaaaaaaaatgttgaataGCGAGCACAAAACTCCAAGCACTACAAGTGCACGGTATTTCCAACCATACTCCGAGCAACAATCAATAACTCCGATTACTTCTTCGAATATACGAGACTTTCCGAGCACTGTCTATGCTCGAAAATAAATTGTTCGAGCACCTTATGTGTGCTCGGTGGATAACTGATTAGTCTGATTTTGCAAGTACGAAATGctcaacaaatattttaaacacattGGAAGGGTGCTCGGTTTTAGTCCCAAATCTAGCGGATGGATTTCCCAGCAAATTTTAAACACAATTTGCCTCTCCTTGTCGCATTAACAACCGCAGAATCAAGTCGCATAATCAACCGCGGAAGGCTTATCTCATTGTGAAGCTACCTGATCTCCATGACTGCATCTATGGTGAGTATGTATCTACAGTGGTTTTTGGCTTTTCTTGTTAAATGGTTGGTGAATTAGATGTGTGGCTGGTGTccacaaataattataactttatCAGAAAATGTATACCTGGGGAATTAGATGGCTTAGTTGAAGAATCCATAACCTTGTTAAGAGAAGTGCATGATAATGTGAGTTACACAGTACATTAAACTatattatgtgtaactaaaatTCTTGTTTATGTAGTATGTACTTTCTTCAAACAACACATTAAACTATATTATGTGTTTTTCTATGTCAGATATGTCTCCAAATTTATCAGATAGAGTGAGCAGTGGTACAGAGGGATGTTTCAAAAGCCTGCATCTGAAGAACATTGATGCAAATATTACAAAATGTTCATAAATACAACgtaagaaaatacaaaatgttGCAATAAGACATAACTTAGCAAACACCAAACCAAAGATCTTGAACATAGAGCCATAATCTACATAGTAATATCATCAAAGTCTGAGTTGCATCAAACCACAGCTAAGCATTCAACAAATTCATACATTTTACTAGAACCATGACGACCAAAACTAATGGGAATTGGATGGCGATTCATATCAACAAGCAGCTTATAGCTGCTGTCGAGGAAACTGTAGGCTATGATCTTTCCGTAAATATTGAACACTGCACTGCACATCTCAGTGTCGTATGATCCCTTTATGAATCTCAATTGAAAAGCTAAGCTAGGTTCATGATGAGAAATTGTTCCCTCGTACCTCAATAGCCATGAAGAAGAACGATCATCATTCATCTCCAACTCAAACACCTCAATTGATAGAATACTGTCGTCCCTTCTGAGATATCTAGATTTGTATAGACGACCATTTGCCTCTTGGAGACAGGAAATGCTCCCACTGATGAATTCTCCTGCCTTGTAAGATTGATAATGAGGCATAGAGAAAGTTTTGAATTCATTCTGAGCAATATCATAGTAGACGATGTTATCACACATCTCCCAGTATATCGAGCCATTACAATACACACCCGCACCCCAGCACTCGCCACACTGGGAAAGCTGCTTAGGGAACGTAAATGGTCCCAACCTGAGCTTCCAGGCGTGAATCTCTGATTCATAAACCTCGATCTGGTAAGTATGTATCTGATCATGAGGATTGGTGCAAAAGAGTGTGGTTGCCGTAATGAATACAAGCTTGTAATGGGGCGACTTTGAAGGATCAAAAGCTAAGGCAAATGCCACAACACTATTAGCATTGGTCGCACTCACATTTCTTGACAGCCTAGTGGTCGGATTGTAAACAAGGAAACTCTCTATTGGATAGTCTCTAAAAGATGGTATCAGCATCAGGCCATTACAAGAAATTTTCATGACCTTTAGTATTATGTGTTCTGGAACACAGAAGGTGTAAGGTATTAGCTTTTCTCCATTCATTACGGGATCAATGATAAAGTACTTATCGTTGATCACGTCAGGGTCCAGGATAAAAGACGGGCGCAGGTTTGGGCAGCGCAGGGTGTGGAGATGGCAGAATTCATGAGAGGAGATAAGTGAGAGCCACTGTTTGCATACCAACTTGCATCGGGTAACAGATTTTGGTGGTAAGAGGACGAATATTTCCGTCAAAAGATCGTTGTTCCAGATAAGCCTCGACCATCTATCAACATACTTCTTCTTAGAATCCATGCTGCCAAATCTTAATCACAAAAAGTAGGAGAATTTTCGGAACTTCAAATcgtgaaaatgaaattaacaGATAATCAGAATTAAGATcggtaaaaaaatgaaatcccCAATTAGAAACAGCTAAACGCAAAAATCATcattaagaatatatacatACTTGCCGGAGAGAATCGGAGTTGAAGCGTTGGTGCCGCCAATTTTATGCGTTCCCTTTATTTCACCATAAAACAAATCTTCCACCAATTTTATGCAAATAGTGAGACCATCTCCGAGCGCTGCAAAACCAATCCCATAGGtttttgaagagaaaaattTATCTTAGGTTTGCACTATAAGTATACAAAACACACTTTTCATAGTTTGAATTATTGCTTTCAAATCcaaatcaattcatatttatcaATACAGAAGAAATGAAggaagataaattaaaatacaatagaaaaaaaacGTACAGAGAAGAAATGGCGGCGTGGAGAAGTTGACTGTGAATTAACTTAATCTAATCTtgttaatatttgatttagttaTTAAATATTGGACTGAcccatattaatattatatcattcaatatattgggaaaaaaaataacggtacatataaaatgtatggaaacaattattttactaGTTAATTAAATGCTATACAATGatcttatattatattatttaatttaatttaagatattgaAAAAATGTCATGTGGTTAGTgtgtaatttagataaaatatataggtatgattaaaaagtataaaaagttagtgggagCGGAATATTCTTTTGGAATTTTATGCGAGTGGAGACTGCGAACACTTAAGAAATGAGATTGCAATTTTATATTCCCTTTATTTCACCATAAAACAAATCTTCCACCAACTTTATGCAAATAGTGATTCCTAATTTAAAGATTCGTGTTTGATTTtgcttaattttaattaaggaaTCAAATATTTGGTATTATTGGtgtaatttgaaaaaaaaatagaattagcTATTTACTTGAAATTAACAAATCATTAAAATGCTAATACTATGATTCTACTAAAGTAAATACCACCCGGAAATCATTCATAAAACTAACTACTGATATACTGAACAGATAAAAGATGAGATTAGGCATTTTGGTAAAATATTATCGCACACGCCTAAACAAATTACTTTAGAATGATGCATAGACAGGAAACAATGTAAAGTAATTAACATTGTCACATCTACAAGAACATTATGATAGTATTCGTGTTCATCAAATACAAAGAAAACACAACCAtcaacatttaaatatcacGCTCTCAGATTTTTAACATAATTCAAACGAAACcacataaacatataaaagaCTACACGTTCCAATTTAACGCAGTGGGGGCAATAATTCGATTCAGTACACATGATCATCAAACCAAACAACATTACcattacaaaatcaaatttgaacaCACAAATTCCAGATACCCTAATCCATCCCCAATCATCACACGAATACATAGAGGGTAAGAGACGTTGAGAAACACTTACTTTGAACCTCGGGAGAGAGGATGGGCTGATAAACCCTAATGGACTTTGCAAGGCGGCCTCTTTGGAGTTTGGACGACATATATATACACCTAATTCCTAGTCCACTAATTAAGGAACAATAAGAGAGGAGTAAACGTCCATTTGCTCATTTTATGGATATTCTcctaataatattaatatggaaGTGAGAATTGTGTTATGTACTAGCTACTGTTGAAGTTTTGATAGAATTTAACTTTTTAGCAACCTTCATACTATTCTATTTGAAATATACgaatatttcctttttgatttttgatttttattattttaaaatcttgaatttctatatgctaataaaaagatggagtaataaaaatcacaggactaatttattatactaacAAAATACTAAGTATAAGTTAtagtcataattttttattttaaaaaatttcgtatatagaaaagaaaaaagtttaccataaaatttcaaaaagtagtatctttttcattttctatttttattgttttaaaatcttgaatttctatatgctaataaaaagataataaaaattccTTGACATGAAAGTAATGaatattgtttatatgtttaatttattatattatattatgagatctcgtgtgtgtgtgtgtgtgtgtgtgtgtgtgtgtgtgtgtgtgtgtgtgtgtgtgtgtgtgtgtgtgtgtgtgtgtgtgtgtgtgtgtgtgtgtgtgtgtgtgtgtgtgtgtgtgtgtgtgtgtgtgtgtgtgtgtgtgtgtgtgtgtgtgtgtgtgtgtgtgtgtgtgtgtgtgtgtgtgtgtgtgtgtgtgtgtgtgtgtgtgtgtgtgtgtgtgtgtgtgtgtgtgtgtgtgtgtgtgtgtgtgtgtgtgtgtgtgtgtgtgtgtgtgtgtgtgtgtgtgtgtgtgtgtgtgtgtgtgtgtgtgtgtgtgtgtgtgtgtgtgtgtgtgtgtgtgtgtgtgtgtgtgtgtgtgtgtgtgtgtgtgtgtgtgtgtgttctTTTTGTGAAAGTGTGTCTAAAGTGTGTAAACATAGCATTCGACGAAAATACGTTACTCCAATGTATGAATCGAAAATAAGCTTTTTATGCACTCTCGGATATATTAGCCCTGCGGCGGAGGTGTCACAAAGTTcgtcattttaagagtgttgtcattttaacgcacccatatatatatatatatatatatatatatatatagggatgtattcacaTCCTTTTTGcatcttttgttctttttccttctcaatcGCCACCATCAATTTTCAAGATCTAAGGGCCGAAAATAGGGCATGATTTAATcctttttattcattaaaaaaatagaaaagggcGTTTAGGGGATACACATTTACGTCGGTTATGGAAAGTCCATGATTCTCTCCATCACAAAATATTCCAGCGGTTTTATTCAAAAGATTACAGaattatttcttctctttcatgaTTATTCTCCCATCATTCTCCATTGAAGAAATTTCTGcttctaaaatattttgcGAAATTTGCATTGTTTTTAAttctcgttgaaattatatttttttcgaGAGTACCGGTAATTTCTTCTGTACCCGTAATTACTTCTATAATGGAAGATGTTGAGATCGGATATGGAGATGTTGAAATTGGGGGAATTGAACACCGtttttttctccattgaaGACCTTCTCCAGAAATTGATGTTGTCCTTTTTCAATTGAAGAcgtcggttttttttttttttgataaattttggtggaaaGTTATTGTATTAGTCGTGCTTCTCAAGAATTGATGTCGTCCTTCTCAAGATTTTTGGTATAAATTTTGGTAGAAAATGATGTCGTCCTTCTCAAGAATTTGTTAATCCATTATCTGATTCTCATCATTCGTACATTTTGGTACATTATATGCACAATAACAatgcattatttgtttttttttttgcattatttgCTACAATAACATTGTTTTACGCAATATAGTATCTATATCCGATTCTGAGATCAGTTACATTATTCCTAACATATAGTACATTATTAATATGATTTTGtccattattattagtacaaTTGTACATCATATTAAACGAAACACATAATTTAGTGAACGTGATAAGTACTGTTAAGAGCACTATTGATTCCATTACATACGATAAAGTGCGAGTAATACTTTAATGtgaattattcattaaattatacacattattatttacattttatacaTTACTAGTTAACTTATAGCAATTATGTTGGTTATTTTTCGGTCAAgttatattgattaatttaaacactagataaaattttatacattattttgttcGTATACTACATTATTAATGTCAGACTTTAcattatacaataatttttatccATTATAGGGTTTAAGATAATTCTATAATCAGCTAATACGAAAAATGAAGCTGGATTTGCACAAGTTCATAAAACTTGAAATTGTTCACAACTAGCTAACCAACAAGTCTGATATTTTCACTTTCAACATTAAgttatcaaaacaaaaaaaaaccagTTCCAATCCCAAAAAAACATCCTATCCATAAAGTATCCATACGATCACTCCACCCCATACTCCTCGACCCACCGTTCAAAGTTGAAATTCTTCGGCCTCTCTCTCCAAAGCCTAGTCGCACGTGTCTGGTTGACACCCCCTCTGGTATTATGTGTGCAGGTGAGCAGAGTCCTTGCAAACTTCACTCGCTTGGAATAACATCGTCAACCGCTTCGTCAAAATCAAGCTGACGCTGCTAAGATGTTGTCCAGAATAGGAAACAGAGATGTATCAGTAGTGTATTGTGTAATGCAGGAACCAAAGGTCACTAACAACATAATGCACAAAACTTCATACAGTAATGTTTACATTCCATCAAATAATGGAGAACATTATATAACATCCACTACACCAACAAACAGTTATGCATactgataaggctcgtttcatgcatcggtt
The genomic region above belongs to Salvia hispanica cultivar TCC Black 2014 chromosome 3, UniMelb_Shisp_WGS_1.0, whole genome shotgun sequence and contains:
- the LOC125211129 gene encoding F-box protein At5g07610-like, with translation MDSKKKYVDRWSRLIWNNDLLTEIFVLLPPKSVTRCKLVCKQWLSLISSHEFCHLHTLRCPNLRPSFILDPDVINDKYFIIDPVMNGEKLIPYTFCVPEHIILKVMKISCNGLMLIPSFRDYPIESFLVYNPTTRLSRNVSATNANSVVAFALAFDPSKSPHYKLVFITATTLFCTNPHDQIHTYQIEVYESEIHAWKLRLGPFTFPKQLSQCGECWGAGVYCNGSIYWEMCDNIVYYDIAQNEFKTFSMPHYQSYKAGEFISGSISCLQEANGRLYKSRYLRRDDSILSIEVFELEMNDDRSSSWLLRYEGTISHHEPSLAFQLRFIKGSYDTEMCSAVFNIYGKIIAYSFLDSSYKLLVDMNRHPIPISFGRHGSSKMYEFVECLAVV
- the LOC125209876 gene encoding F-box protein At5g07610-like, with translation MPYRQVINSCRGLILVSSDFLKEEFYVYNPATRLYKLLTTPECDVEQRSNNLIPALAFDPTVSHHYKVVCIVCTSKLVGDEYRYRANIYSSETDEWSTRLLAHQKVKNCSKGVYFGRSVYWEASHGVIRYDIKDNHLESLGSAKEYYHPKISDSDAESGLQEIEGHLYKCRLHISENKSQSIQLYRMEMDENMLTSWLRVHDDPINRCGCAFRSRNDWHAILGCMSIKGEIRTVVYHKCKRMILFNHSNKESSSNFEMIDTLCDSELSIASKPQLHSYQPSLAVVCAPKVKQAPAPDSTGEELTTPEEEEPAEAATAQEATPVREARPQRSRRPPNRFGDLVPH